The following proteins are co-located in the Triticum aestivum cultivar Chinese Spring chromosome 1A, IWGSC CS RefSeq v2.1, whole genome shotgun sequence genome:
- the LOC123044989 gene encoding 50S ribosomal protein L11 has translation MATLKDAVARKPILATIRLLVPAGAARPAPPVGPALGFYRLNLMAFCKDFNARTQKYKAETPMQVTLTAYKDSTFEFVVKSPSVSWFLKKAAGIETASTRPGHNVVSSLTLRHVYEIAKLKQADPFCKHMSLEALCKSIIGTANSMGIEIVKDL, from the coding sequence ATGGCAACTCTGAAAGATGCAGTAGCACGGAAGCCTATACTGGCAACAATCCGCCTGCTTGTTCCAGCTGGTGCTGCACGTCCTGCACCACCAGTTGGTCCGGCACTCGGTTTTTATAGGCTCAATTTGATGGCGTTCTGCAAGGATTTCAATGCAAGGACCCAGAAATACAAGGCAGAAACTCCTATGCAGGTCACGCTAACTGCCTACAAAGATAGCACTTTCGAGTTTGTAGTCAAGTCGCCGTCCGTTTCATGGTTCCTCAAGAAGGCAGCAGGAATTGAGACCGCCAGCACTCGTCCTGGTCACAACGTTGTGTCATCCCTAACACTCCGCCACGTTTACGAGATTGCAAAACTTAAACAAGCTGACCCCTTCTGCAAGCATATGTCACTCGAGGCGTTGTGCAAATCTATCATTGGCACAGCTAACTCAATGGGCATTGAGATTGTCAAGGATCTCTGA
- the LOC123044984 gene encoding uncharacterized protein gives MAERFFSGTSTAAPPFDDAGILLLSGPPCCGKTSLLFQFAINRAAESGRHVVFICSKGRLENSTPFLSQGVEPSLSVLQRIQIKYIEDDEGIRKYFAAFHLLDDFPAAVIVDDFTGFFSERSCQLRYGNTRARDLALVRILALCQNAISHANAKLGTIGSCNLLLSDVHQGDNPRSLFIYKRWIGSIYTIQGDGLGSYLLKNISTPQSGTKEARAAKYSIALQYLVLEEIKE, from the exons ATGGCGGAGAGGTTCTTCTCCGGCACGTCCACCGCCGCACCTCCGTTCGACGATGCCGGCATCCTCCTCCTCTCGGGCCCTCCGTGCTG CGGGAAGACCTCGCTCCTTTTCCAGTTCGCGATAAACCGTGCGGCGGAGAGCGGCCGGCACGTGGTGTTCATTTGCAGCAAGGGGAGGTTGGAGAACAGCACCCCCTTCTTGTCCCAG GGTGTTGAGCCATCCCTGAGCGTGCTTCAGAGAATACAAATCAA ATACATTGAAGACGATGAGGGAATCAGGAAGTACTTTGCTGCATTTCACCTGCTTGACGACTTTCCTGCTGCAGTCATTGTCGATGATTTTACCGGTTTCTTTTCGGAGAG GAGCTGCCAGTTAAGATATGGAAATACTAGGGCTCGTGATCTAGCATtggttcgcatattagctttgtgTCAAAATGCTATTTCGCATGCAAA TGCAAAGCTTGGAACCATTGGATCTTGCAACCTCTTGCTCTCTGATGTACATCAAGGTGACAACCCAAGGTCCCTGTTCATCTACAAGAGATGGATAGGTTCCATATATACAATCCAAG GTGACGGCTTAGGTTCATATCTACTCAAGAACATTAGCACTCCACAAAGTGGAAccaaggaagcaagagcagctaaATACTCAATAGCTTTACAGTACCTTGTTCTTGAGGAAATCAAAGAATAA